The window AAACGATATGATAAAAATGCAAGAGAAACAATTAGAAATTAGAAAAATTATGAATACTTCAAACCCAGATATGAAAAAAGTTGAAAAATTAAACAACGAGCTTTATCAAATTAAAGCTAATCACATGAATAAAATACACAAAAACATGATTACAGTAAATCAATAATTCCTAAAGAAAACCTCTATCTTCACTAGAGGTTTTCTTTTTTATATTCAAATTTAAAAATTAAACTATTAGATTTTTTCAATCATAAATTAGATATCCTTGTATGAAATTAAAGAAACATCCCAAGTTAAAGTAGCAGCTAAACCAATTAAATGAATTGGCTCTGATACAGATGTACACGCATCCATTAAAATAGATGTTTTATAATTTTTAGTTTTTTTATTTGAAATAGATGTATGAGTAACACAATTTTGTGTCATCATTCCACAAACTAAAAGCTCATCTACATCTAACTTTTCTAGGACTTCATTTAAATTAGTTTTTACAAATCCGTCGGCATATGTTTTTATAACTATAGGAGCATTAGGTGCAGCCTCTAATATTTCAGGAACTATTTGAACTCCCTCTGAATCTTTAATGAAAAATGGTGCTAAACCTAAATTAGGATCAGCAATATGTTGAATATGAACTATCGGATAGTCTTTATCTTTGCATATTTTGATAGTTTCTAGAATATTGTTTAAAGTAATTTCTGTATTCCAAAGGGGAAATTTACCTTGTGGAAAATAATCATTTTGTAAATCAATAATTAATAAAGCTTTTTTCATAAAAATAACCTCCTATAAATTAAAGT of the Candidatus Cetobacterium colombiensis genome contains:
- a CDS encoding cysteine hydrolase family protein, with amino-acid sequence MKKALLIIDLQNDYFPQGKFPLWNTEITLNNILETIKICKDKDYPIVHIQHIADPNLGLAPFFIKDSEGVQIVPEILEAAPNAPIVIKTYADGFVKTNLNEVLEKLDVDELLVCGMMTQNCVTHTSISNKKTKNYKTSILMDACTSVSEPIHLIGLAATLTWDVSLISYKDI